From one Triticum aestivum cultivar Chinese Spring chromosome 4B, IWGSC CS RefSeq v2.1, whole genome shotgun sequence genomic stretch:
- the LOC123089536 gene encoding uncharacterized protein, with protein MAAIKIKLVVDRSCNRVLFADIGSDFVDVLLAFLTLPISAVQLAAGASSPGCLTNLSASVRHLGDAKLLKGEACHGTLLRPTHADEFGYSSAPCPGCTPFKEKHPTPQGQHLQQCGCRCREVMARLAHVCDQTTRTEVFSKWKERFVISDDLVIKPAATSTVLSFLQGLYGDRIKDAYEVEVDVGWTQVR; from the exons ATGGCCGCCATCAAGATCAAGCTCGTGGTGGACAGGTCGTGCAACCGCGTGCTGTTCGCCGACATCGGCTCCGACTTCGTCGACGTCCTCCTCGCCTTCCTGACGCTCCCGATCTCCGCCGTCCAGCTCGCCGCGGGCGCGTCCTCGCCGGGCTGCCTGACAAACCTCTCCGCCAGCGTCCGGCACCTGGGGGACGCTAAACTGTTGAAGGGCGAGGCCTGCCACGGCACGCTTCTCAGGCCTACACACGCCGATGAATTTGG GTACAGTAGCGCACCATGCCCAGGGTGCACTCCGTTCAAGGAAAAGCATCCGACTCCACAGGGACAGCACCTCCAGCAGTGTGGTTGCAGGTGCCGGGAGGTCATGGCTAGGCTGGCGCATGTGTGCGACCAAACAACACGCACAGAGGTCTTCTCCAAGTGGAAAGAGAGGTTCGTCATCAGCGACGATCTGGTGATCAAGCCGGCGGCGACTAGCACGGTCTTGTCTTTTCTTCAGGGTCTCTACGGAGACAGGATCAAAGACGCCTACGAGGTGGAGGTGGACGTCGGATGGACCCAGGTCAGGTGA